The sequence TGGCCGGCATTGCCAAAATGGGACGGACATACCAGCCTGGCCTGGTTGTTGTTGACCGGTCTGTTGGCGGGGAATTTGAAAATTATGTAACCCCGGAGCAAACCATTCCCGCGAAACCTTTAGCCTTCCCCTGGGAGAGTTGCATTACCATGGGCGGATCCTGGAGTTATGTGCCCGGTGATACCTATAAACCCACCAATGAACTCGTGCATATGCTTGTCAGGATCATTTCACGCGGCGGTAATTTCCTGTTGAATATCGGGCCTTCGCCGGAAGGTGATTTTAGTGATACGGCGTATAGCCGGTTAAAAGAAATCGGTCAATGGATGAAAGTGCATGGTGAAGCCGTATATGGTACAATTCCTTTTGCACCATATGAACAGGGAAATGTTGTGTATGTGCAGTCTAAGGATAAAAAGATTCTATATGCTTACGTCCTGAGTAATAAGGAAGGTCATCTGGAATTGCCGGCTCAAATTGTTGTACCAGGAATTACTGCTAATAAGAAGACCAAGGTGATTTGCCTGGATGCACCAGCATTGAAATTGAAACTGGTCAACAAAGATGGCGCTGCTATCCTTCATTTGCCTGAAACACTGGCCAATCGGGCGGCTTCTTTCCGGTATGCTACCACCTTTAAAATTATTTTATAGTATTTACCGGCAGGGACTGCCGGGCTGAAACTTGTTCCCCTAAAAACCCGGTAATAAAAAGAGCAGCATCACGGCACCTTTTCCTGGCAGCTGGTCCGGTCCAAAACGGATTGAAATGACGGGAAAGTTCATGCCCGATTCCATCATATATTTTGAGTTGGTTCGGTGTTCCCAACTGGTCTAGTTGCCTGTGCATTACACTGCTGCCGAATACCGTGGGTTCTGAATAATTTATGGGTACTACGCGATCTTTTGAGCCATGGACACTAACTACAGGGATCCTTGCGTTGTTCAACCAGCTCGAATCATATATACCACCCCAGCAATTTACAATTGCTGTAATGCCCTCAATAAAAGGTTTTTGGGAAAGATTTCCTGCATGTTTTGTATCAAATATCCTGGTCAGTGCTGCAGGACTGCTGTATGCTGCCTGTATGGCCATCATTCCGCCTACTGAATTACCGGCAAGAATAATATTATTGGTATCAATGCCATATTTTCCGGCATTCAATTTAAGGAAAGTGACGGCTTGCTGCAGGTCTTGAATGGCATCGAAACAACCTTCCGCAAGGTCTTTAAAACTTGAGAGGGGCCTTTTTTTACTGAGGCGATAGTTCAAAGAAGCACAAATATATCCTTGTTGTGCAAATGCTTTACTGAAAACTGGTGTGCTGTTTGATTTTTTTGATCCCAGTTTAAATCCACCGCCATGCATCATGATAATCAGCGGTCGTTTGATAGTAGATGTGGAAACAGGTGAATAGATATCCAGGAGATAATAATTTGACCTGATGCCGGATTTTACAGGCTGGCCATAACGGATGTTTTTTTGAATGATAATTTCGGTTGCAAGGTGATTTGAAGCAGGTGCCATTTCCCCGCTTTGGGCGTGCAAAGCGGGAGGTAATGCAAGTAGAGGCATCAGAACAGTGATATAGATGAATGAATTCATCGTTGCTATGCTTGTTCAGTGGACTGGGTAATGATTCCGAATTCAAATTGCATTTCATTCAGTTTCCTGTACAATCCGTTATGCGCCATCAGTTCAGCATGGGTACCTGATTCATGAACAGTACCTTTATCCACTACCACAATTTTATCTGCATTCCTGATCGTCGACAAACGATGCGCAATAACGAATGAGGTACGGCCTTGCATGAGGTTGTCCAGGGCTTCCTGAACCAATTGTTCACTTTCACTATCCAGTGATGAAGTAGCTTCATCCAGTATCAGGATGGCCGGGTCTTTAAGAATAGCCCTGGCTATAGCGATCCGCTGGCGTTGTCCACCACTTAACTTGATGCCTCTTTCACCAACAATGGTTTCATATTGTTCCGGAAACCTGCTGATGAAAACATGGGCATTGGCCTTGGTTGCTGCTGCTATGATTTCAGCATCGGTAGCATTGGGTTTGCCATACGCGATATTTTCTTTGATAGATCCGCCAAATAATAAGACCTCCTGGGGTACAAAAGCCATTTGGCTCCTGAGTTGTGTGAGGGGAAAAGTGGAGGCTGGCCTTTCATCAAAATATAGGGTTCCTGCGTCGGGCTGGTAAAATTGCAGTAAGAGCGAGGCCAGTGTCGTTTTGCCTGCACCACTTGGACCAACGATGGCTACCTGTTGGCCATTATTAGCAACCAGGGACAGGTCTTTCAAAACAGGGACGTCTTTTCTGCCAGGATAGCTAAAGGCGATATGTTCAAAACGAACATTTCCCATTAATGCATAAGCAGGGTCTTTTGCTGTTGGTTCCAGTTCTACAGGCTCACCTTTTGCACGTAATATTTCCCGAATGCTTTCAGTAGCCCCCAAGGTTTTTTGGAGCTGGGAAAACATATCTGCAAATCCGGCAAATGTGCCCCCCACAAACATGGAAAAGATCACAAACATAGTCAAGGAACCTATGGTAAGTTGTCCGCTTTGGATCATGTTTGCCCCATACCACATCACGAAAGCAATAGCCCCGAAAACGCTGAAGATCATAAACGATACAAAAGCGCCGCGGTACCTTGCATTGGCAATGGCTGTATCTACAACTGCATAAATACTCTTAACATAACGGCCTACTTCATGGAACTCACTTGTAAAAGCCTTTACAACAGTAATTCCCTGGAAGGTTTCCTGTACAATTGTGCCACTTTCGGCCAGTTGATCCTGGGCCTTTCTTGACATTTTGCGGATACGTTTACCAAATACGACAGCAAGTACCGCTATTACCGGCACCACTGCCAGCATGACCAGGGCAAGTTTGGTACTTATCCAGAAAATGAATACCAACCCGATAATTAATGTGAATATCCCCCGTAGGAATTCGGCAAGGGTAAAGGAAATGGCGTCCTGGATTTGCGAAAGGTCGGAAGAGATACGGTTGCTTAATTCACCCACACGTTTTTCGGTGAAATAGCTCATTGGCATGGTCAATAGTTTGCTGTACACATCCTTGCGCATACCAGCCAGGGATTTTTCACCTACTTCGGTCAGGAGGTATACACGCATAAATGAGAATACTGTTTGTATGGATAACTGTACAAAAATCAAGAGCAGTGTTGTATTAAGGCTCCAGTGAATGTTTTTCAATTGTAATCCGAAAGGCATGCCTGTGCTTCGATTATCCATTGCCGGGATACTGGCGCCGGGTGATGCGGCGTCGATCATTTTTCCCAGGAATAATGGGAATAAACTTGTCGTGAACGCCGATAATGCTATAAATACCAGGCTCCAGATGAATTTTGCCCTATAGGGTTTCAGGTAACTGAAAAGTACCAATGCCTGCCGCAAACTTTCTTTGCTTATTTTTACTTTAGGCGGTTCATCTGCTGGTGCGCCGTTAACTGAAATTTTTCCTCTTTCCCTCGCCATAGTGTTAAGTGTTCAATCATGAAAATAGACCTGCAAGATAACCATACCTTCCGCCAATTGTTCACTTTACCATTCCGCAGGTTTTTTGGCGCATTGGTCATTATGTTAATAACGATGCCTGCGATCCAGTGCCAGGAACCCAGGATAGACTTCGAGAATTATGACCCGCCTTCCAGCCTGGTTGTGCCTGAACATCCTGTCAAAAGGGCTAAATTCCCGTTTATTGATGTGCATAACCACCAGTATAATATGGTTTCATCAATGGACCAATTGGTAAAGGATATGGACCAGCTTAACCTGCAGGTGATGGTGAACCTGAGCGGGGGAAGCGGTAGTTCCTTAAAAAGGATGGCCGAACAGGCAAAAGTAAAATTCCCCGGGAGGTTTATCATTTTTGCCAACCTCAATTATAGTGGAATAGGGTCAAAAGAATGGACCGCCTCGGCCGTTCAGCAATTGGAAGAAGATGTGCGTAACGGTGCAAATGGCCTCAAGATTTTTAAAGACCTGGGGTTTTCTGTGAAGGATAAGGAGGGAAACCGGGTCACTGTTGATGATCCGAGGCTCGATCCAATATGGGATAAATGCGCCGAATTGAAAATCCCGGTCCTGATCCATACTGCTGATCCCCGGCAATTCTGGCAACCTATCGACGAACGCAATGAACGATTACTTGAATTACATACCCATCCAGGAAGAAGGCGGTCTGATGATCAGCCTGCCCCATGGTTAACCCTGATCAATGAACAACACCGGATGTTTAAAAAACATCCAGGAACGATTTTTATTGCTGCTCATTTTGGCTGGTATGCCAATGACCTCCAACACCTAGATAGCCTCCTGACCGAAATGCCCAATGTATTGGTGGAGTTTGGAGCGGTCATTGCTGAAATTGGCCGCCAGCCCAGGTCTGCCAATGCTTTTTTTACCAAATACCAGGACAGGATTTTGTTTGGAAAGGATAGTTGGGTCCCGGCAGAATACACCACCTATTTCAGGGTATTGGAAACAACGGATGAATATTTTCCCTACCATAAAAAATACCATGCTTTCTGGCGGATGTATGGCCTGGGATTATCGGATGAAATTTTGAAGAAGATCTATTATAAGAATGCTATACGCATTATTCCCCAAATTGATCCGAAAAAATTTACTGATTAGCCATGGAAAATCAAGCTATCAAAAAATGGGCAGCCAAAAAAGTCAAGCTGGCACAAATGGCAGACCATGTTGAACAGTTGGTGGTTGAAGAACCGCTGGAAATAGTATTAGTATACAGTACACCTGATGGCCGTATGCAAAAAAATATTGCGGTAACTATGCGTACGCCTGGTTTTGATCCTGACCTGGTTGTGGGATTTTTATTTTCTGAAGGTATCATCAGCAATTATCAGCAACTGGCCTCTGTGAAAGCCAGTCGCACAGATAATAACCAAGTCACCGTAACCATGGTGGAAAATGAAAAACCGGCACTAACAAATACTGCCAGGAATTTTATCAGCACTGCCAGTTGTGGGGTTTGCGGGAAAACAGGTTTGGAAAATATCAGGACGGCAATGATGTGTAAGACATCGGAAAAAAATATGAAGATAAGGGCAGATTTAATGTATTCTTTCCCTGCAAAACTTTCCGGCCAGCAGGATATCTTTACCACCACGGGTGGCCTGCATGCAGCAGCCTTACTGGATGCCGCAGGAAACCTGCTGGTATTGCGCGAAGATATTGGCCGGCACAATGCAGTAGACAAAATTATAGGGGCGGCAAAAAAGGAAAATTATCCATTGAATGAATTGATTTTATTACTCAGTGGAAGAGCCGGTTTTGAATTGGTGCAAAAGGCGGCAATGGCCGGAATTCCTATGATTATGGCCATTGGTGCACCATCCAGCCTAGCGGTTGAAATGGCTGAGGAATGCGGAATAACACTGGTAGGTTTTTTAAAAGCAGACCGGTTTAATATTTATTGCGGCGCGGCTCAGATCATCGTATGAAATGGTTGAATACATAAAATGAACGGGTATGTCAGACGAATCAACAAGAAAGCCATTATCAGAGAATCCCGTAAAATATACGGGTCTTAGTATTAGCCAGGTAAAAGAAACTGCTGGCGGTATTCCTGCAGTGCTGTCAGCATTCAGGCATATTCTTGCAGAAACAGGATGGGTTCGGGGATGGAAGGCACTGGCCCAATTGAACCAGAAGCGAGGATATGATTGCCCGGGTTGTGCCTGGCCTGACCCTGATGATGAAAGAAGCGGATTGGCCGAATACTGTGAAAATGGGGCAAAGGCAGTTGCAGAAGAAGCGACCAATAAAAAAATCGGACCGGATTTTTTCCTGCAAAACAGCGTATACGAATTGTCTTTATTATCTGACTTTGAGATCGGCAAAAAAGGCCGCATTGAATCCCCCCTTTACCTTCCCGCAGGTGCCACACATTACCGGGCTATTACCTGGTCGGATGCTTTTGAAAAAATCGCCACTTACCTGAAGGAGCTGTCGCATCCGGACCAGGCTATTTTTTATACTTCAGGCCGGACCAGTAATGAGGCTGCATTTTTATACCAGCTCTTTGTTCGCTCATTTGGTACCAACAACCTGCCTGATTGCAGCAATATGTGCCATGAAAGCAGTGGTGTAGCCCTGGGTGAATCGCTTGGCATAGGAAAGGGATCTGTTACGCTGGATGATTTTAATCAAGCTGAGGTTATTCTCATTTTAGGGCAGAATCCCGGTACAAACCATCCCCGGATGCTGACGGCATTGCAAAAAGCGAAAAGGAATGGCGCTATTATCGTATCGATCAATCCTTTGCGGGAAGCTGGACTCATTGGCTTTGACAATCCGCAGCAGATAAGGGGTATGCTCCATATGGATCCGGCATTGTCAGATCTTTTTTTACAGGTAAAGATCAATGGCGATTTGCCACTGTTACAGGCCATAAACTATTTATTACTACAGGAAGAAGAAATGGCACCAGGAACTATTCTGGATATTGCCTTCATAGAAAAGAATACTATTGAATTCAGGCAGTATGTGCGACATATTAAGGCGCTTGATTTTTCGGTGCTGGCCAAACAGGCTGGAATCGGAGAGGAGGAAATACTTGCCTTGGTAAGGTTGATCAGGCATAAAAAAAGAATCATTGCCTGCTGGGCGATGGGACTTACGCAACATAAAAATGCAGTTGACACCATTAAGGAAATCGTAAACCTTTTATTACTGAAAGGCAGTATTGGTGTTCCTGGTGGAGGTACCTGTCCGGTACGCGGCCATAGCAATGTACAGGGCGACAGAACCATGGGTATTTATGAGAAGCCATCAAAAGATTTGCTGGAAGCCCTTAGGGAACAATTCCATTTTGACCCGCCGGCGAAACACGGTTATGATGTTGTGGACAGCATCAGGGCATTGCATAACGGTTCGGCCACTTTTTTTATGGCGATGGGAGGCAATTTCCTATCCGCCACACCTGATACAGCTTTTACATCCGAAGCTCTCCGGAAATGCGGTATGACAGTACATATAACGACCAAGCTTAACCGCAGTCACCTGGTGCATGGCAAGGAGTCAATCATTTTACCTTGCCTGGCAAGAAGTGACAAGGATATGCAGAATGGTGTTTCACAATTTGTTTCCTGTGAAAATTCCATGGGAGTGGTGCAGTCATCAATGGGAAACCTTGCACCAGTTTCTGACCAGTTACTGAGTGAGCCTGCCATTGTATGCAAGATGGCGAAGGCTTATTTTGGAACTACCGGGACGATAAACTGGGATGGTTTTTTGCAACATTACGATTATATCAGGGAAGCGATAGAAAAGACGATCCCTGGTTTTGACGGTTACAACCAAAAGGTTAGAAAGCCCGGTGGATTTTATTTGCCAAATGCGAACCGGGAAGGGCGTTTTGAAACATTCAGTTCAAAAGCACAGTTTAATATTGCAGATTACCAGCCGCAGATTTTATCAGATCATGAATTGTTAATGATGACCATCAGGAGCCATGACCAGTTCAATACCACGATATATGGCCTGGATGACAGGTATCGCGGAATAAAGGGGGAAAGAAGGGTGATTTTTATGAACGCAGAAGATATGGCTGCGCTTGGTTTAGAGCCAAAGTCGGTTGTGAATATTTATAATTTCGAAGGAGGAAAAGAGCGTGTGGCCAAAGGGTTTATTGCGATCCCGTATAATATACCCAGAAAATGCACTGCTACTTATTTCCCTGAAACAAATGTTTTAGTACCCCTCGGCATTGTGGCAGATAAAAGCAAAACCCCTGTTTCCAAGGGGGTTGTCATCGAGGTGCGGAAATAAAAATGCCCTTACCGGAAAAGGTAAGGGCATGTATTGAATAGATGTTTTAAGCTTTCTGATTCCTGATCGTTGTTGTACCCCCACCATCAAGTGTAAGGTTTACCGGTTTATTGGATTTCCAGTTACCTCTTGTAAAGTCAGGGATATCTATGGATTTAGACCTGCTTTTTACAGAGGCTTCAGACAATGGGGCAATAGCACTCCACAGAGCAGCATCATAAACATCCTGGTCTAAAGGCAACCCGTTTCTCAGGCAATCTATCAGGCGCCAGTCCATGATGAAATCCATACCACCATGTCCACCTACGCTTTTAGCAATATTTCCGATATGCTTAACGATTGGTAAGGTATATTTTTCTTCCAGTGCTTTCATTTCATCGGCAGATGCCCAATCTTCACCAATAGCGATCTTAGCCGGGTCAGGCCATTTCTGCGCAACGCCTTTGGTCCCGCTTACCAGGTGGATCCTGGAATAAGGGCGGGTTGAGCTTACATCATGCTGCAGCATCATCGTTTTCCCTTTGATGGTCCTGATGATGGTGGTATTCATGTTGCCCCTGTAGTTATAAGCTGTATAAGGCTTGTAGAAGTCATCTTTTGCAGCCAGTTCTTTTGCATGGACTCCCATACTGAAATCGTTGGATGACATCGAAACCAGGTGGTCCATCTGGTCGCCCCTGTTAATGTTCAGGACCTGGGCAATTGGACCCAGACCGTGAGTAGGGTAGAGATTGCCGTTACGCTTACCGTTTTCCTTTAAACGCCACATATCGGCATACCCTTTTTTGGAAAAGTTCAAGTCAATCAGGTTATGTATATAAGCGCCTTCAGTATGAACAAGTTCTCCGAAGATTCCATTACGCGCCATATTAAGGGTCAGTAATTCAAAGAAATCATAACAACAGTTTTCAAGCATCATGCAATGCTTCCTGGTTTTTTCTGAAGTTTCCACCAACTGCCAGCATTCATCCAGGGTCAGTGCGGCAGGAACTTCTGAAGCAGCATGTTTTCCGTGGTTCATGGCATACACTGCAATGGTTGTATGTAATGACCATGGGGTAGTAATGTAGATTAAGTCGAGGTCATTACTTTCCGCCATGGCCTTCCAGCCGTTTTCCCCCGTGTATTCCTTAGCCTTTGGAAGCCCGGCTTTTACCAGGATTTCCTGGGCTTTGGTAACACGATCAGGAAACTTATCGCATAATGCTTTTATTTCTACGCCTTCGATAAAGCTCATTCTTTCTACTGCACCAGGGCCCCTCATGCCAAGTCCTACAAAACCGATCCTGACCTTATCAAGTTTCGGGGCCGCATAACCACTCATATTAAACTGTGCAGGTAATTTATTAAGGTGGCGGTTATAATTATCCGCTTCGGCTGCTTCCTGATCTTTTGCCCAGGCTGGCAGTCCACCTACAATTGCGCCTGTTCCCAATGTGATATTTCGTAAAAAATTTCTTCGGTTTGAACTCATGTTGGAATGATTTGGCTTTGTTATTAAATGTATTTATTCAGGATGCCCAGTAAGATTTTTTCCTTGGCAATCAGTTTTTGTAAGAGGTCAATCTGGTTCATCGCCCGGTTATAATTATGGCCTTTATACCTGGCCCCGTAATATACATCATTATTGAAGTGGTCAGCCAAAAACCTGATAGCCTGCATATAGATCATAAATTTACCGGCATATACAAATGCAGCTTTTTCAGCAGGTGTCAGCACTGCTTTCATTTCCTCCATATATCCACGTACAATAGCGCTAAAAATATCCTCGCGGATCGAATTTTTAGAAAGGTCAGTTTCTTCCTCACTTGCTGGTGATAAATAGGTGCGCAGCATATCACCTGCATCACTGATGAAATAGCCCGGCATTACAGTGTCGAGGTCTATTACACAGATGCCTTTTTTATTATTGTCAAGCAATACATTATTAATCTTGGTGTCATGGTGCATTACCCTGATCTTGAATTCCGGATTATTGCAAATGGCATCAAATTCTTCAACTATCGATACTTGTTCCTGAATATAGCGAACCGCACCGGCAGCTGCTGCAATTCTTTCCTGGTTGCCTTTTTTCAGCGATTGCTGGAATTGATCATACCGGAGTCGCAGGTTATGGAAGTCGGGAATGGTATTATGCAGTTCACGCGCATCCATTCCCGATAGTAATGCCGTGAATTTTCCAAATTGTTTTGCCGCTTCATAAGCTTCTTCCGGCGTGTTAACAACATTTAAGGTATGCGATCCTTTAACAAATGGAACCAGGCGGTAATAACCATCACCCTCTACAAAAGCAAGTTCCTGGTTGGTCCTTGTTTTAATTGGTACGACAATCTGGTAGTCGGGATATTTCTTATTGAGGTAATCGGCAATTTTCCGGACATTTTCGGCAATGAAATGGGGATGTTGAAAAACTGAGGTATTTATTTTTTGAAGAATATATTCCGCTTGATTATTATATATACGCCAGGTGGAGTTGATCAGGCCAGAACCAAATGGCTCTGATCGCATATCTTCAGACGCAAGCAAAAATTCCGGCAATATCGATTGTACCATTTAATAGAATTCAGGTGGCCATTTGTAACATCTAACTTATGCTATAACTTTCACTAATTGGTATGCAACCGATTGTTCAAATTGAAATTCTTTTGGCTGGAAGGCAACTTTGCTAGCTTTTTCTTTTTTTTGCCGCGATTTGGCCTTTTTTTGCAAATAAACTTCCCGGATTTTTTTGTAAGTCTGCTTCGAATATTTTCAGTGCTTTATTATAGTCACCGGATTTAAGATAGGCATTCCCAAGCCAATACCTGGCAGGAAGTAACCAATCTTTCGGTTCGTTGTAGATCATGGCATCCTCCAGTTCGACAGCCTTTGAATATGCGGCAATCGACTTCTGTTGATCACCACTTGCTCCAGCAATTGCACCTTCTAAAATTGCCTGGGCAACCAATCCGCCTGATAGTGGGGCATTCATTGCACCAATTGGAAGGCTAAGGGAAGAATCAGCGAGTAAAGCTTGCATTTTTTGTAAATGCGTCTGGCTTTGCTGGATATTTCCTTTTTGCACATAGGCAAGCCCTTTGCAAAAGGCCTGTAAAATTTTTCCATATACAAGGTTATCTGGAATTTCAGGCTGGTCCAGGATTTCATCCCAATGCCCAAAAGCTGCCATAATAAACTCCGGACTCAGGTAAATATACTGGACATAATAGCCCATTCCGGGAATGGTTAACCAATCGGCTGGAATGCTGTTGCGACAAGACTCGGCCAATTTTAATGCATTCGGATAATCTTCAACATTAATGGCACAGGCCGCCTGCATGTGCCGGTTATGTATTTCGTATAAATCTACTTTGTCTGATACAGCAGGGAAAAGTGTCTTATATAAATCGTACCCTTTTATTGCATCAGTGTTAACCTGAATGCCTTTTTCGAATTTCCCGGTTCTTACATAAATATGAGATGGCATATGAACCATGTGGGAAAGGGAAGGTGCAAGGCTACCCAACCTGTCCGCACTTTGCATTGCCTTTGCAGGATCATCAGAAGCTTCAACTGTATGGATATAATAGTGATTGGCACCTGGATGGAGTGGCGATTTTTTGAGTACGGTTTCCAGAACCTGAACTATTTCCGGGGTCCATTCTTTAGGACTGCCGTTATGGTACCAGAAATCCCAGGGGTGAAGCAGCATCAAAGCGTCAGCAAAAAGGCTGCCGATATCTGCATCCTGTTCATTTTCCTTGAATACCAGCCGCATGGCTGCTGCATACTGTTCATTAAGTTTAATTTGATTGGTTGCACTATCCTTGCTATACCGGAGCTGCATCGCTTTTATCAGCGATTGTTCTTTTTGCGTTGCTGAAGACAGGTGCTGAACGGCAAGATCCGCTGCTTTGCTGGCATCAACTGATGCGGAATATCCAATATCATTGATATTGGGTCCCAGTGCCAGCGCTTCCCCCCAATATAACATGGCACAGCCAGGATCAAATTGCTGTGCTTTCCTGAAAGAGGGTACTGCTTCAATAATATGGAAGCCATAATACAGGTTGATCCCCTGATTGAAATAAAACTGCGCACTATCATTTGATGTGGAGATTTTCCAGGACCATTTCCCGGCACCAGGAAGAGGTACCATTTCATTAGCCAAACTGGCAATATTTATTAAGTTCCAGTTTGGTGTGCAGCCAATATTAGTTTGTACTATTTTTTCCCTTATAGCCTTTAGAGCATTCTCATCAACATCATTTCTAGGGTGTGAAATAGCTAATAAGACAAGGCAGAACCAAGCCAGCAGCAGTTTCATGATGGTATATTTCCTTTTAAGTTACGAAGAAATCCGGTGTTCGTTTTCTTAACCCTCCTGTTTTTTCCAGCTTTTACGCTCCTGGGCGAGGTACCTGTCAAGAAGCATCAATCCGAGAACAGAATTAATGATCATGAAGGCATTAATATAGTTATTACTGAAGGCTTTAGAAAAATTGATCTTGGTAAAATCAATCGGCAGAGCGGAGGTTCCCGAACCAACAGTCCAATCAATCTGGCCGATGGCATAAATCAGGAAACCTGCAATCAGGGTAAGGAAAAAACCGGCGATGCCATAAATGATCTTCTTATTGATATAGGACTTCGCTGATGGCGCGATCTGGTACCTGGCAATTTCTTCCATAACATTGCGGGTAAAGCGCATGGAAGGGGAATCCAGGTCGATATTTTCAGACAGGGAGGCATTGAAATGTATCAATTCCTCATATTTCCTGCGCCATTCCTGGTTGGTGGCAATCAATTCGGCTATTACACTGCGTTCATCAGCACTACCTAAACCGTCAATGTACTCCCAAAGCTGGAAGTCAATATTATGTGGCGTTTGCATATATTCCTTATTTAAGGTCAATAATGTGCCAGGTCTTTAACTTCCTGGGCAAAATATTTCTCCATTTTTTCTTTTAACCGTTGTCGGGCGCGGTGCAGCCGCACCTTTACCGTATTTGTTTCCTGGCCCAATACCTGGGCGATTTCTTCAAGGCTCTGTTCCCCATTGTAAAAAAGGGTAATGACCTGTGCGTCATCAGGGGATAGTAGTTGAATCGCCTTGTTTACCATGGCAATTTTGGACTTCTGTTCCACCTGGTTGGCCCGCATTCCCCCATCTATATTATCTGCATGGGCAAATACCTTGTCATTATCCAGCGACTGGATGTCCAGCTTGTTTTTCCTCAGGAAAGTTATGCTGGTGGTGGTCGCGATGGTATACAGCCAGGTACTGAATTTACTATCCCCCCTGAAATCGGCCAGGCTACGGTAAGCTTTTACAAATACATCCTGTGCCACCTCTTCAGCGTCCTCCCTGGATGGCAGGTAGCGCAAAATGATGGTAAAAATATAGTTCTGATACTTGCTAACTAACTGGGCATAAGCCTGTTGGTCGCCTTTTCGGACTAGTTGTATTATATCGTTATCTGTAAGCCCTGTTTGCATGGCTGGTTATATGACGCGATTTCAACGCTCCCGGTTACAAACAATTATTTTACCTGTTTGTGAATTTAAGGCTTTTTAGGGTGGACTGGTGTAACCTGTACGGGCAAGGGGTTGTCTTAGGTGGTAGATTCCTTTACCGGAAAAAAGTTTTTCAGAAGGCTGTAACCTGGATCCGGAAGTGGTCGTCTGATTGAACAGAACAAACAATATACAGAACAATAAAAACTTGATTTTATGAACGCTACGGAAATGTTAACTGCAATTTC comes from Flavihumibacter fluvii and encodes:
- a CDS encoding RNA polymerase sigma factor, which produces MQTGLTDNDIIQLVRKGDQQAYAQLVSKYQNYIFTIILRYLPSREDAEEVAQDVFVKAYRSLADFRGDSKFSTWLYTIATTTSITFLRKNKLDIQSLDNDKVFAHADNIDGGMRANQVEQKSKIAMVNKAIQLLSPDDAQVITLFYNGEQSLEEIAQVLGQETNTVKVRLHRARQRLKEKMEKYFAQEVKDLAHY